GATTCGAGCTATCCGGAGATATCAGGAGCCGGGACCAGTTCGATTACGGATTCATCTATACTGGTAACATGGAAAACCGACGAGCCCGCCGGCGGTGAAGTCGATTTCAGCATCGGCAGCGATATTCTGGGCACAGAATCCCAGGGAGACCGTCCGACAATCTGGCATACGGTCAAGCTCGATAGCCTTATGCCGGATACGGAGTATCGTTTAAAGATCAGATCAAAGGACACCAGCGGCAAGGAGTCTACTCAGGACCTGCCGTCGGTCAAGACGCTGAGCATGGTTGAGACGGCTCCCCAGGTGGGCAAACGGGCGCCTGACTTTATCCTGAAATCTTTAGACGGCACGGAGTATTCCGTGAGCCAGTTCCAGGGCCGCAACGTCATGCTGAATTTCTGGCTGGAAGGCTGCCGCGCCTGCGAGCTCGAGATGCCAATTATTCAGACAGCTTACAATAAATACGGCCGCGACGAGCTTGCCGTTTTGGCAGTCAACGTGCGTGGAGACGCCGACAAGGTCAAATACTTCGTCGCCAATGAGAGATTATCGTTCCCCGTGCTGATGGACAGCGACGGCCAGGCGGATGCCCTCTACAAGGGGCCAGCCTTCCCCACCACATTCTTTATCGACTCCACCGGCATTATCCGGGAGATCAAGACCGAACGTTTCCAGACCCTCAGCGAGATCGATGACTCATTGTCCAAATTAGACTGCTGCAAATAGCCCTGTTTACCGGGTTGAGGGGCCAATCATATGGGTAACAGACATCATTACATCACGTGGCTGACAGTACTTATTGTCCTCTTCACATCAGGCACGATCGGCTACATGCTCATCGAGGGCTGGAACTTCTTCGATTCCTTGTACATGACGGTCCTCACCATCGCCACGCTGGGCGGTGAGGTGCACCCGCTCTCCACTGCCGGCCGCGTTTATACCATCGTTCTAACGCTGTTCGGAGTAGGTACTGTAATCTATATCCTTACCAGCATTGTGCAGGCAACACTGGAAACTGAGTTCGGATCGTTCAGGAGGTCCCGCATGGAAGCCAGAATCAGGAAACTTGCAAACCACTTCGTGCTGTGCGGCTACGGCCGCGTCGGCGAGGCTATAGCCGGCACGTTAAAACAACAGAAATCCAACTTTGTGGTTATCGACCACAGCATCAACAGCTACAACCGGGCCGTCCAGGACGGCTGCCTGGCCATTATGGACGACGCCACAAAACACGATGTCCTCAAGCAAGCCGGCATTGAAAAGGCCAGGGGCCTGATCACCGCCTTCGGCGACGATGCCTATAATACCTATGCGGTGCTGACCGCACGCGAGATCAACCCCATGCTCACCATCATCGGACGAGCCAATAACAACGATGCCGTTCGCAGGCTCAAACAGGCCGGCGCCACCCATATCATCCTGCCCGAAGTGATAGGCGGCCAGCAGATGGCCCGCCTGGCCTTGAGGCCAACCACTGTGCAGTTCATCGAGACAGTCCTGGCCGACCACGAGGGCGAATATCTGGTGGAAGAAGTAACCATCAACGAGAACTCAACTCTCATCGACAAAACCATTAAGGACATCGGGGAGAGGTTCGCAGGTGTACGTATCATGGCCATCAGGGAAAAGGACGGCGATATAATCATTAATCCCAGCCTGAACACCACCGTCGAGATAGGGGGTAGCCTGACTGCTTTCGGCACCATGCAACAACTGCAGGAGATCGAAGGCTGTTGTTCAATTACACGCGACAGTAAGGGTCAGATAGTGCCCGACCTGTAAGCGCCTCGATGCCGCAATCCGGCATCGGATAAGCAGGGAAAATGTGCTCCGGGTTTACGGATTTTCTGGCAACCTCCGGAGTTATACTGTAAGATTTATCAGGCCGTAACCCGGTTTATTTTTCTTCATAAGGACTTGCCAATGAGTTTACGCGTCAAAAAAACACTGCTCTTCATTCTGCTTACATTCTTCATCGACTGGTCGATTGTCTTCCTCTATATCGCGCTGGGGGGCAAGGTCGACAGCCTCGGCATTGTGCTGCTGGCCGCGGTGTATATGTTTATCCCCATGATAGTCACAATTATCGTACAGAAGACTATTTACAAACAGCCGCTGGCCGGGCCGATGGGCATCTCATTCAAGTTCAACCCCTGGTTCTTCGCGGCATGGTTCCTGCCTCCCATAATCGCCTTTGCCGTCATGGGAGTCAGCCTGCTCATGCCCGGGATAACATTTACGCCCGATATGTCAGGCTTTCTTGCCCAGATGGCCTCCGCCCTCAGCCCGGAGCAGATGGAGCAGGCTAAAGAGCAGCTGGCCTCCATGCCGGTACATCCCGTATGGCTGATACTGGTGCTGGCTCTCATCTCTGGAACAACCATCAACGCTGTTCTGGGATTCGGCGAGGAGCTGGGCTGGCGCGGTTTCCTTCAAAAGGAACTCTCCGTCATGGGTTTCTGGAAATCCTCCGCGCTGATCGGATTCATATGGGGTATCTGGCACGCTCCCCTGGTCCTGCTGGGCCTTAACTATCCGCAGAATCCACAGATGGGCGTGCTGTTGATGACGGGCTGGACGATACTCCTGGCGCCTCTTTTCAGCTACATCCGCCTCAAATCGCGCTCGGTCATCGCCGCCTCAATCTTCCACGGCACCATCAACGCCGTACCCGGCCTGGCTGTTATACTTATATCCGGAGGAAATGAGCTGACCGTCGGCCTGACCGGGCTGGCCGGATTCATCGTTTTTGCGCTGGCCGATGTATTGATCTTCATCTATGACCGGTTTATAACCAGGGAAAAAGTTGATACTATTTTGAGACAGATGTCTACGGAGCCCTGAATGCAGCGCGGAGGATTGATCGAGCGTCTACCTCCACCACTTCTCAAGCTGGCCCTGACCGCCGGCAGGCTTGCCGGTAGATCCGGTGTAAAAGTATACCTGGTGGGCGGCATCGTGCGTGACCTGATCCTGGGCCGGTCGTGCGTGGATATCGATCTGGCTGTTGAGGGCGATGCCGTCAGCCTGTCACAGCAGATGGCGGAGAAAATGGACGCCCGGCTGACTCTTCACAGGTCCTTCGGCACCGCATCATTGAAAATCGATGGCTTCAACGTGGACCTGGCAACCTGCCGCAGCGAGATCTACCGCCACCCGGGCGCGTTGCCGGTAGTCAAACCAGGCAGTTTACGGGACGACCTCAAACGCAGGGATTTCACCATAAACGCCATGGCCGTCTGCGTCAATACCCCCGACCGGGATGTCCTGACAGACCTTTTCGATGGACGTCGGGACCTTTGCCAGGGACTGGTGCGCGTTCTGCACGATAAAAGCTTCCAGGATGATGCTACACGCATGATGCGGGCGGTACGCTACGAACAGCGGCTGGGCTTCAAGCTTGAGCGCAGCACGGTCAGGCTGTTAAGGCGCAGCCTGGATATGCTGGATACGATCAGCGGAGATCGTTTGAAAAACGAATTGATGCTCTGGCTTAATGAAGACCATTGTTATAATATCCTGCGCCGGGCCTCACAACTCGGTATTACCGGCAAGCTGCATCCCGCCCTCAAATGGAATCAAGCCATGAGTGCGGCTTTCAGGCGGGCGGCTGCGCCGGATATCGTTAAAACATCGCCGCTGTATTTCTGCCTGCTCGTGTACAACCTGAACGAGGATGAGCTTTATGAACTGCTGGGGCGACTCAACCTTGACGGCAGCCGTCTGGACCTGCTGAGCAGCCAGTCTCTGAAACTCAGGAGCATGTGCAAAACGCTCGTTAAACCGGCTATCAAGAGATCAAAAATATATTCAACGCTGCATGAATTCGATCCGGTTGCCATACAGACTGTCGGTTGTTACGCTGTGATTCCCGGCCTGCGACGCAATCTCAAACTGTATCTGGACACGCTCCGTTACGTTAAAACTTCGCTGGGCGGCAACGAACTGTTGAAACTGGGTCTGTGCGAAGGACCGAGGGTGGGAGCAATCCTCAATAAACTCCTGGCCGCCAGGCTGGATGGAGCGATACGATCCAAATCAGACGAGACCAAACTGGCGCGCCGGCTGGCCGGCTTTTAAAACCGCCAGCCGTTCAACAGCACCGGCAACTGGTGCCCGATACTGCAAAGGATAATCGCCCGCGGCACCTTGCCGCACCAGGCGGCCAGCATAAATTTCCACCACTTTATCTTGAGCGCCCCGGCGGCCAGTCCCATCAGGTCGAAGGGCACAATGGGCACGAGGGCCCCACCGAAGACGGCCCATACACCATAGCGCTGCATCCAGCCGACCGCTTTTTGATAGGCAGGCAACTTCTCATCGACCACTATCCTTTCGCCCGCATATCCCACCCAGTACGATGTCATTTCACCGATGGCATCTCCCGTGCCGGCGGCTAATCCTACCGGCAAGGGGTTCCAAATGATAGCAGCGGCAAGCATTAAGGCTGCGCCGGGCGTGGGAACGAAAATAGTACAACTGCTGATCAGGCTGACTATAAATACAACCAGATAGGCCAGCCACTCATAACTCTGCAAAGAAATGCTGAAGATGTCACGAAACTGAAAGAGCAGGAAGGCGATGGCGACGGACACAGCCAACATGCCCAGCAGAAGCAGCCCCTCCTTGAGCCACTTCACCCACCAGCCGGTAGGCCTGGCACCCCCGTCAGCCAATCTCTTGCCTTTTTACTGACGTCACTATGTACGACTCCATATGACGAGACAGGAGATAGGCCTGGATATCGGATGCCTGCTTGCTGCTATCCAGCATGGTGAAAAGCACGGGCCCCGATCCGGCCAGATGTACCTCAGATACCCCCGTCCGGTGCAACTCCTCTAAATACCTGTCCAGACCCGGGAACGCCGCGAGCATCACTCTCTCAAAAACATTGAAGAGCGACAGCGGCCTTCTTTCAGCCCCGCTTTCGAATTGCCTTCGAACGGTTGTGGAGAAGGCGCCGTCGGAATAATGGGCCTGTTTGAGCAGGCTGTAAAGAGCGGCTGTCTTACACGACGATACCGGCACTTCAGGCCGGAGTAAAACAAACCAGGTCTGTTGCAGGTCGGCCAGGGGGGTAATCCGTTCACCCCTCCCCTCGGCCAGGCAGGTGCCCCCGTAAATAAAAAACGGTACATCCGAACCGAGCCCGGCCCCGATTGCCGCCAGTTTCTCTGACGTTAATCCGAGCCGCCAGAGGATGTTGAGGCCACGCAGCACGGCTGCGGCGTCGCTGCTTCCACCACCCAAACCGGACCCCATCGGTATATGCTTCTCCAGGCCGATAACAACGCCCCGCTTGCAGCCGGCAGCCTCGCCCAGCGTTCGAGCCGCCCGCAAAGCAAGATTGTCCCGGTCATCGACACCCGGCAGGCTGTATTTCAGTCCAATACGGTCGGAGGGCTCCAGGGTCAATACATCATGCAGGCTGACGGTCTGCATAATGCTGGATATATCGTGATAGCCGTCGCTTCGCCGGCCCAGCACTTCGAGCACGAGGTTAAGCTTGGCAAATGCCTTCAGAGTCAGCACTTTTCTCCTCCTGCCGCAAGGTAAAGGGCCGACCATTCCTCAAGCGAGAGCGATCCGGGGCGCCTCCCGGGATCTATACCCGATCTGCGCAGCATACTCTCCGCCTGCGCTGTTTCGATCTTCAGGCCGATGGCCAGCGAATTGCGGAGCTGTTTGCGCGGCGACGAGAATCCGCAATGAACCAGTTCGAAAAACCCGTCGATGTCGGCGATCTTCAAAGCCGGCACCGGGAGCATGTTGAATTTAACAACGGCCGAATCCACTTTAGGCACGGGATAGAACGAGGCCGCAGGCACTCTGAGTATGATCTCCGGATTGCTGAAAAGCCGCATACTGACCGCCAGGAAACCCATTTTCCCTTCCGGCGCAGTTACCTCCCTGGCCACTTCCTCCTGCATCATGATAATCATCAACTCCGGCCTTTTACCGGCTCGCGTGAAATAACGCAGGATGGGAGAGGTGATGTAATACGGGATATTGGCCACGACTTTGTAGGAGGAATCCTCTACCAGGCTATGCAAATCCTGTTTGAGGATATCCGCATGAACTATAGTTACGTTGTGATGAACGGCCAGCTTCTTCCTGAGCCTGGACACCAGCCCGTCGTCGAGCTCGACGGCGATAACGCGGCCGGCGCCGGCCGCGAGCATCTCCGTGAGCGCTCCCAGGCCGGGGCCCACCTCCAGCACGGTATCGTCCGCCGTAAGGGCGGCAGCTTCTATAATAGCCTCCCCGACGGAATCGACCACGAGGAAGTTCTGCCCGAGGCTTTTGCGTGCCCTGAGCCCCCGGCTTTTCAGCCGTCTCTGAAAACTGTTTCCGGTCTCTCTATACTTGTATGGCAACAGCCCGCTGCCTGTATGAAAAATAAAGGGCCGTGCACCGGCCTTCGATAGTGTCCTTCAGCTTGCTTCCGCCAGCCGGCTCCGGCCAGGTGACCCTGCGTCACCCGGAGTTCACTATTTACCGCTGCTTCCTTCCGGACCTGACGGGATTCATAGCCCTCCGCCGCGCAAGACCCAACCTTCAACACCGCTTAACAGTTGTAGTTCTGAAAAACAAA
This genomic window from Dehalococcoidia bacterium contains:
- a CDS encoding potassium channel protein, whose product is MGNRHHYITWLTVLIVLFTSGTIGYMLIEGWNFFDSLYMTVLTIATLGGEVHPLSTAGRVYTIVLTLFGVGTVIYILTSIVQATLETEFGSFRRSRMEARIRKLANHFVLCGYGRVGEAIAGTLKQQKSNFVVIDHSINSYNRAVQDGCLAIMDDATKHDVLKQAGIEKARGLITAFGDDAYNTYAVLTAREINPMLTIIGRANNNDAVRRLKQAGATHIILPEVIGGQQMARLALRPTTVQFIETVLADHEGEYLVEEVTINENSTLIDKTIKDIGERFAGVRIMAIREKDGDIIINPSLNTTVEIGGSLTAFGTMQQLQEIEGCCSITRDSKGQIVPDL
- a CDS encoding VTT domain-containing protein, which produces MADGGARPTGWWVKWLKEGLLLLGMLAVSVAIAFLLFQFRDIFSISLQSYEWLAYLVVFIVSLISSCTIFVPTPGAALMLAAAIIWNPLPVGLAAGTGDAIGEMTSYWVGYAGERIVVDEKLPAYQKAVGWMQRYGVWAVFGGALVPIVPFDLMGLAAGALKIKWWKFMLAAWCGKVPRAIILCSIGHQLPVLLNGWRF
- the ispE gene encoding 4-(cytidine 5'-diphospho)-2-C-methyl-D-erythritol kinase; translation: MLTLKAFAKLNLVLEVLGRRSDGYHDISSIMQTVSLHDVLTLEPSDRIGLKYSLPGVDDRDNLALRAARTLGEAAGCKRGVVIGLEKHIPMGSGLGGGSSDAAAVLRGLNILWRLGLTSEKLAAIGAGLGSDVPFFIYGGTCLAEGRGERITPLADLQQTWFVLLRPEVPVSSCKTAALYSLLKQAHYSDGAFSTTVRRQFESGAERRPLSLFNVFERVMLAAFPGLDRYLEELHRTGVSEVHLAGSGPVLFTMLDSSKQASDIQAYLLSRHMESYIVTSVKRQEIG
- a CDS encoding CPBP family intramembrane glutamic endopeptidase; this translates as MSLRVKKTLLFILLTFFIDWSIVFLYIALGGKVDSLGIVLLAAVYMFIPMIVTIIVQKTIYKQPLAGPMGISFKFNPWFFAAWFLPPIIAFAVMGVSLLMPGITFTPDMSGFLAQMASALSPEQMEQAKEQLASMPVHPVWLILVLALISGTTINAVLGFGEELGWRGFLQKELSVMGFWKSSALIGFIWGIWHAPLVLLGLNYPQNPQMGVLLMTGWTILLAPLFSYIRLKSRSVIAASIFHGTINAVPGLAVILISGGNELTVGLTGLAGFIVFALADVLIFIYDRFITREKVDTILRQMSTEP
- the rsmA gene encoding 16S rRNA (adenine(1518)-N(6)/adenine(1519)-N(6))-dimethyltransferase RsmA; this translates as MPYKYRETGNSFQRRLKSRGLRARKSLGQNFLVVDSVGEAIIEAAALTADDTVLEVGPGLGALTEMLAAGAGRVIAVELDDGLVSRLRKKLAVHHNVTIVHADILKQDLHSLVEDSSYKVVANIPYYITSPILRYFTRAGKRPELMIIMMQEEVAREVTAPEGKMGFLAVSMRLFSNPEIILRVPAASFYPVPKVDSAVVKFNMLPVPALKIADIDGFFELVHCGFSSPRKQLRNSLAIGLKIETAQAESMLRRSGIDPGRRPGSLSLEEWSALYLAAGGEKC